The following are encoded in a window of Thermoflexus sp. genomic DNA:
- a CDS encoding serine/threonine-protein kinase produces the protein METQRLDPIQTPSLLRAGEVLQGRYRIERVLGTGGMSTVYLALDLRFSPVRRLCAIKEMISHIPDPRMRALAQQSFEREAALLATLSHPAIPKIYDYFVEGERSYLVMEYIPGQDLETLLRRTEGMLPVEDVVNWALQICDVLHYLHSQQPPIIFRDLKPSNIMVDPYGRVFLVDFGIAKVFQAGQRGTMIGTEGYSPPEQYRGVADPRTDIYALGATLHHLLTRQDPRLEPPFSFHERPIRRINPAVPEAIAQVVMRALEYDPERRFQSALEMKQALLAAMGMRTPAHSMAPREAPSRSAPYRVKWTFVCEDEIRSRPVVAEGIVFVTSYDHNVYALSAEDGRLLWKFATEGGIGGAVAVASDRVVVGSLDHRLYALRAKDGELLWALELGGPIYTTPRIAAGLAFLGADDGIFYAVDLDSGRVVWKMTLSAPIRSSAGLYGETLVIGSEDGGVYALDLQGRLRWQFVARRGVTASPWVDGELVVVGSWDWHVYALDARTGWAIWRFRTGKPVLSSPVVSEGVIYVGSADGFLYALNARTGNPVWRFQTGGQVNAPPLVLEGRVIVGATDGCLYVMDARNGNALWSFQTGGPIVSAPEWWEGILLVTSMDYRVYALSL, from the coding sequence ATGGAAACCCAGCGGCTGGATCCCATACAAACCCCTTCCCTTCTGAGAGCAGGCGAGGTCCTGCAGGGACGATACCGCATTGAGCGGGTGCTCGGGACAGGAGGGATGAGCACCGTCTATCTGGCCCTGGACCTCCGCTTCTCCCCGGTACGGCGTCTCTGTGCGATCAAAGAAATGATCAGCCACATCCCGGATCCCCGGATGCGGGCGCTGGCGCAACAGAGCTTTGAGCGGGAAGCGGCCCTCCTGGCCACCCTCAGCCATCCCGCTATCCCCAAGATTTACGATTACTTTGTAGAAGGCGAGCGCAGTTATCTCGTCATGGAGTATATCCCAGGACAGGATCTGGAGACGCTTCTGCGGCGCACGGAGGGGATGCTGCCGGTGGAGGATGTGGTGAACTGGGCGCTCCAGATCTGCGATGTGCTCCATTATCTTCATTCCCAGCAGCCGCCCATCATCTTCCGGGATCTCAAGCCGTCCAATATTATGGTGGATCCCTACGGGCGGGTGTTCCTGGTGGATTTCGGGATCGCCAAGGTGTTCCAGGCCGGGCAGCGGGGGACGATGATCGGGACAGAGGGCTATAGCCCGCCAGAGCAATATCGAGGCGTGGCAGATCCCCGCACGGACATCTATGCCCTGGGGGCCACATTGCATCACCTGCTGACGCGTCAGGATCCGCGCCTGGAGCCCCCGTTCTCTTTTCACGAGCGCCCGATTCGCCGGATCAACCCGGCGGTCCCGGAGGCCATCGCCCAGGTGGTCATGCGCGCCCTGGAATACGATCCGGAGCGCCGGTTCCAATCGGCCCTGGAGATGAAACAGGCATTGCTGGCGGCGATGGGGATGCGGACGCCTGCGCATTCAATGGCCCCTCGGGAAGCTCCATCCAGGAGCGCGCCGTATCGGGTGAAGTGGACCTTCGTCTGCGAGGATGAGATCCGTTCCCGCCCGGTGGTCGCGGAGGGGATCGTCTTCGTGACCTCTTATGATCATAACGTCTATGCCCTCTCCGCAGAGGATGGAAGGCTCCTCTGGAAGTTTGCGACGGAGGGCGGCATCGGCGGCGCCGTGGCGGTCGCCTCGGATCGGGTGGTGGTGGGCTCGCTGGACCACCGGCTCTACGCCCTGCGGGCGAAGGATGGCGAGCTCCTGTGGGCGCTGGAGCTGGGCGGGCCGATCTATACGACGCCACGGATCGCCGCCGGCCTGGCTTTCCTGGGCGCCGATGATGGGATTTTCTACGCGGTGGATCTGGACAGCGGCCGGGTGGTCTGGAAGATGACCTTGAGCGCCCCGATCCGGTCATCGGCCGGCCTGTATGGGGAGACGCTGGTGATCGGCAGCGAGGACGGCGGGGTGTATGCCCTGGATCTCCAGGGTCGCCTTCGCTGGCAGTTCGTGGCCCGTCGGGGGGTGACCGCCTCGCCCTGGGTGGACGGGGAGCTGGTCGTGGTGGGATCGTGGGACTGGCACGTGTATGCGCTGGATGCCCGGACCGGGTGGGCGATCTGGCGGTTCCGGACCGGGAAGCCGGTGCTTTCCTCCCCCGTGGTCTCGGAAGGCGTGATCTATGTGGGATCGGCGGATGGCTTTCTCTATGCCTTGAATGCCCGGACGGGGAATCCGGTCTGGCGATTCCAGACCGGTGGGCAGGTGAATGCTCCTCCCCTGGTGCTGGAAGGCCGGGTCATAGTGGGAGCGACCGATGGCTGCCTGTATGTGATGGATGCGCGCAACGGGAATGCCCTCTGGTCCTTCCAGACCGGCGGTCCGATCGTCTCCGCCCCGGAGTGGTGGGAGGGGATTCTCTTGGTCACTTCCATGGATTATCGGGTTTACGCGTTAAGTCTTTAA
- a CDS encoding PP2C family protein-serine/threonine phosphatase, whose amino-acid sequence MHFAYQGSRELLPLGLFLLADGMGGHRGGEQASDLAVREIARYLTTRLLIPHLAHRGPDLPVKELLEEALQAANAQILQAVPGGGTTVVGALVIGESVHLIHVGDSRAYLVWPDRLEQLTEDHSLVQRMISLKELSEEEAAGVPRNVLYQALGHPSRLNPGYRRVSLPQDAWLMLCTDGLWGEVPEDRILQVIWESTSPHEACHRLVQEAKAAGGHDNISVILIGR is encoded by the coding sequence ATGCACTTCGCTTACCAGGGCTCCCGGGAGCTGTTGCCCCTGGGTCTGTTCCTGCTCGCGGATGGGATGGGAGGGCACCGGGGGGGCGAACAGGCCAGCGATCTGGCTGTCCGGGAGATCGCCCGTTATCTGACCACCCGCCTTCTGATCCCTCATCTGGCCCATCGGGGCCCAGACCTTCCGGTTAAAGAGTTGCTGGAGGAGGCGCTGCAGGCAGCCAATGCCCAGATCCTCCAGGCGGTGCCGGGGGGTGGGACAACCGTGGTGGGAGCGCTGGTGATCGGAGAGAGCGTGCATCTGATCCATGTGGGAGACAGCCGCGCGTATCTGGTCTGGCCGGATCGGCTGGAACAGCTCACGGAGGATCATTCTCTGGTCCAGCGGATGATCTCGTTGAAAGAGCTGAGCGAGGAGGAGGCCGCAGGGGTTCCGCGAAACGTCCTCTATCAGGCGCTGGGGCATCCCAGCCGATTGAATCCGGGCTATCGCCGCGTTTCCCTTCCCCAGGATGCGTGGTTGATGCTCTGCACGGACGGATTGTGGGGGGAGGTGCCGGAGGACCGGATCCTGCAGGTCATCTGGGAAAGCACCTCCCCGCATGAGGCGTGCCACCGGCTGGTTCAGGAAGCGAAGGCCGCGGGTGGCCACGATAACATCTCCGTGATCCTGATCGGGCGATGA